The Saccharomyces cerevisiae S288C chromosome VII, complete sequence genome includes a region encoding these proteins:
- the MF(ALPHA)2 gene encoding Mf(Alpha)2p (Mating pheromone alpha-factor, made by alpha cells; interacts with mating type a cells to induce cell cycle arrest and other responses leading to mating; also encoded by MF(ALPHA)1, which is more highly expressed; binds copper(II) ions) — translation MKFISTFLTFILAAVSVTASSDEDIAQVPAEAIIGYLDFGGDHDIAFLPFSNATASGLLFINTTIAEAAEKEQNTTLAKREAVADAWHWLNLRPGQPMYKREANADAWHWLQLKPGQPMY, via the coding sequence atgaaattcatTTCTACCTTTCTCACTTTTATTTTAGCGGCCGTTTCTGTCACTGCTAGTTCCGATGAAGATATCGCTCAGGTGCCAGCCGAGGCCATTATTGGATACTTGGATTTCGGAGGTGATCATGACATAGCTTTTTTACCATTCAGTAACGCTACCGCCAGTGGGCTATTGTTTATCAACACCACTATTGCTGAGGCGGCTGAAAAAGAGCAAAACACCACTTTGGCGAAAAGAGAGGCTGTTGCCGACGCTTGGCACTGGTTAAATTTGAGACCAGGCCAACCAATGTACAAGAGAGAGGCCAACGCTGATGCTTGGCACTGGTTGCAACTCAAGCCAGGCCAACCAATGTACTGA
- the LCL3 gene encoding Lcl3p (hypothetical protein; mutant has long chronological lifespan; has homology to Staphylococcus aureus nuclease; GFP-fusion protein localizes to mitochondria; is induced in response to the DNA-damaging agent MMS), giving the protein MREGDSNSKKSADVAVLSIILTGSTLTLIYTYKRYLTQFKRTNDIPRRIFRKHWLYGKVTSVGDGDNFHFFHMPGGIRGGWGWLRPVPQMIKNDSTAEKLVGDSRNMRFFNFNWITHGRSTKSKIQKAKSQFLKLNVPYKNRKNLPTIPIRLCGIDAPERAHFGNPAQPFGNEALIWLQNRILGKKVWVKPLSIDQYNRCVARVSYWDWFGGWKDLSLEMLKDGLAVVYEGKVNTEFDDREDKYRYYEFLARSRKKGLWIQNKFETPGEYKKRI; this is encoded by the coding sequence ATGAGGGAAGGTGATTctaattcaaaaaaatctgcGGATGTTGCTGTCCTCTCCATCATCCTTACGGGTTCGACCTTAACATTGATCTACACATATAAAAGGTATTTAACTCAATTCAAAAGAACAAATGATATACCGCGAAGAATATTTCGTAAACACTGGCTTTATGGTAAAGTCACGTCTGTAGGTGACGGGGACaactttcatttctttcacATGCCAGGTGGTATAAGAGGTGGATGGGGATGGTTACGACCCGTCCCACAAATGATCAAGAATGATTCTACGGCAGAAAAGCTTGTTGGAGATAGCAGAAATATGaggtttttcaatttcaattgGATTACGCATGGGAGGTCCACCAAAAGTAAAATACAAAAAGCTAAAAGCCAGTTCTTGAAGCTAAATGTACCTTAcaaaaataggaaaaaCCTGCCAACTATTCCTATAAGATTATGTGGAATCGATGCCCCAGAAAGAGCACATTTCGGTAACCCAGCTCAACCGTTTGGTAATGAAGCTTTAATTTGGTTACAAAACCGAATTTTGGGAAAGAAAGTATGGGTCAAGCCTTTATCTATAGATCAGTACAACCGTTGTGTAGCTCGAGTGTCATACTGGGACTGGTTTGGTGGGTGGAAAGACTTAAGCTTAGAAATGCTCAAGGATGGATTAGCGGTTGTTTATGAGGGTAAAGTAAACACAGAATTTGATGATAGAGAAGATAAGTATCGATATTATGAATTTTTGGCAAGATCTAGAAAAAAGGGACTGTGGATCCagaataaatttgaaaCGCCTGGTGAATATAAAAAACGTATTTGA
- a CDS encoding uncharacterized protein (hypothetical protein; conserved across S. cerevisiae strains; partially overlaps snR10, a snoRNA required for preRNA processing), which yields MHEVTRTYYFFLFFFLSYKRQINAAFIALFDFPLLFIYFPFLILVLFYNSNANLTAIRNTYSISSRLNPSGAFLTHEECGLVLQYIYYWLGLENKFIDLGCNSLSVVCFLADLRVYLRVPG from the coding sequence ATGCATGAGGTTACCCGCacttattatttttttctctttttttttcttagcTATAAAAGGCAGATCAATGCAGCATTCATTGCTTTATTTGACTTTCCTTTActatttatttactttcCATTTCTTATTTTAGTGTTATTTTATAACAGTAACGCAAATTTAACAGCCATTCGTAACACGTACAGTATCTCGTCGAGGTTGAACCCCTCCGGGGCGTTCTTGACCCATGAAGAATGTGGATTGGTGTTGcaatatatttattattggCTTGGACTGGAGAACAAATTTATCGATCTTGGGTGCAACAGTCTTTCTGTCGTCTGTTTTTTAGCAGATCTAAGGGTTTACCTTCGTGTGCCCGGATGA
- the MAD1 gene encoding coiled-coil domain-containing protein MAD1 (Coiled-coil protein involved in spindle-assembly checkpoint; required for inhibition of karyopherin/importin Pse1p (aka Kap121p) upon spindle assembly checkpoint arrest; phosphorylated by Mps1p upon checkpoint activation which leads to inhibition of anaphase promoting complex activity; forms a complex with Mad2p; gene dosage imbalance between MAD1 and MAD2 leads to chromosome instability), with the protein MDVRAALQCFFSALSGRFTGKKLGLEIYSIQYKMSNSGGSSPFLESPGGSPDVGSTNGQSNRQIQALQFKLNTLQNEYEIEKLQLQKQTNILEKKYKATIDELEKALNDTKYLYESNDKLEQELKSLKERSANSMNDKDKCIEELRTTLQNKDLEMETLRQQYDSKLSKVTNQCDHFKLEAESSHSLLMKYEKEIKRQSVDIKDLQHQVMEKDDELSSVKASKMINSHPNYSTEEFNELTEMNKMIQDQVQYTKELELANMQQANELKKLKQSQDTSTFWKLENEKLQNKLSQLHVLESQYENLQLENIDLKSKLTKWEIYNDSDDDDDNNVNNNDNNNNNKNDNNNDNNNDTSNNNNINNNNRTKNNIRNNPEEIIRDWKLTKKECLILTDMNDKLRLDNNNLKLLNDEMALERNQILDLNKNYENNIVNLKRLNHELEQQKSLSFEECRLLREQLDGLYSAQNNALLEVENSETHASNKNVNEDMNNLIDTYKNKTEDLTNELKKLNDQLLSNSNDVETQRKKRKLTSDQIGLNYSQRLNELQLENVSVSRELSKAQTTIQLLQEKLEKLTKLKEKKIRILQLRDGPFIKDQFIKKNKLLLLEKENADLLNELKKNNPAVETVPISVYDSLNFELKQFEQEVFKSNKRFSRLKQVFNNKSLEFIDVVNSLLGFKLEFQQDSRVKIFSCFKPEKYLIADLNENTLKSNLDADIEGWDDLMNLWVEDRGQLPCFLATITLRLWEQRQAK; encoded by the coding sequence ATGGATGTGAGAGCGGCATTGCAATGTTTCTTCAGTGCATTGAGTGGACGATTcactggaaaaaaattgggaCTAGAGATCTATTCTATCCAGTACAAAATGAGCAATAGTGGTGGGTCCTCTCCTTTCTTGGAAAGCCCTGGAGGTTCGCCCGACGTAGGCAGTACAAATGGACAAAGTAATCGTCAGATTCAGGCGTTACAATTCAAGCTCAATACTCTACAAAATGAGTATgagattgaaaaattgcAGCTACAAAAACAGACGAATATcttagaaaagaaatataaggCCACGATTGACGAATTAGAGAAAGCATTGAATGATACAAAATATCTTTATGAAAGCAATGATAAATTGGAGCAAGAGTTAAAGAGTTTGAAAGAAAGATCAGCTAATTCGATGAATGATAAAGACAAATGCATAGAGGAATTGCGAACAACCCTCCAAAACAAAGATTTAGAAATGGAGACTTTAAGGCAGCAGTATGATTCGAAGTTATCAAAGGTCACTAACCAATGTGACCATTTCAAGTTGGAAGCAGAGAGCTCTCATTCGCTACTGATGAAATatgagaaagaaataaagagGCAAAGTGTGgatatcaaagatttgCAGCATCAAGTGATGGAAAAGGATGATGAATTATCTTCGGTAAAAGCATCTAAGATGATAAACTCACATCCAAACTACTCCACCGAAGAGTTCAACGAGCTCACTgaaatgaacaaaatgaTCCAAGACCAAGTTCAGTATACTAAAGAATTGGAACTAGCGAACATGCAACAAGCcaatgaattgaaaaaacttAAACAATCCCAGGACACTTCtactttttggaaattagaaaatgaaaaactacAAAACAAATTAAGTCAATTACACGTACTCGAAAGTCAATATGAAAATCTTCAATTGGAAAACATAGATCTAAAATCGAAATTAACCAAATGGGAAATTTATAATGATagtgacgatgatgatgataacaATGTTAACaacaatgataataataataataataaaaatgataataataatgataataataatgatacaagtaataacaacaatattaataataacaacagaACCAAAAATAACATAAGAAATAACCCTGAAGAGATTATCCGGGACTGGAAACTTACCAAAAAGGAATGTTTAATTTTGACAGAtatgaatgataagttaAGATTGGACAATAACAATTTAAAGCTACTGAATGATGAAATGGCTTTAGAGAGAAACCAAATACTAGATTTGAACAAGAATTATGAAAACAACATAgtaaatttgaaaagattaaatCACGAGTTAGAACAACAGAAGAGTTTATCTTTCGAAGAATGTCGATTACTGCGCGAACAATTAGATGGCCTATATTCCGCACAAAATAATGCTTTACTAGAGGTCGAAAATAGTGAAACACATGCGTCAAACAAGAACGTAAACGAAGATATGAATAATTTGATCGATActtataaaaataagacaGAAGATTTAACAAACGAACTAAAGAAGCTAAACGATCAgttattatcaaattccAATGATGTAGAAAcacaaagaaaaaagaggaagtTGACAAGTGACCAAATTGGTTTAAATTATTCACAGAGGCTCAACGAATTGCAACTGGAAAATGTAAGTGTCTCGAGGGAGTTGAGTAAAGCACAAACTACAATTCAGCTactacaagaaaaattagaaaagtTAACTAAActaaaggagaaaaaaatacgtATACTGCAATTACGTGACGGCCCCTTCATAAAAGATCAatttatcaagaaaaacaaattaCTTCTtctagaaaaggaaaatgcaGATTTACTTAacgaattgaaaaagaataatcCAGCAGTGGAAACAGTACCCATTTCTGTTTATGATTCACTAAATTTCGAGTTGAAACAGTTCGAACAGGAAGTTTTTAAGTcaaataaaagattttccAGACTAAAGCaagttttcaataataaatCTTTGGAGTTTATTGACGTTGTAAACTCATTATTAGGTTTTAAATTGGAATTTCAACAAGATAGTCGtgtgaaaatattttcctGTTTCAAAcctgaaaaatatttgattgCTGATCTAAATGAAAACACTTTGAAATCTAACCTTGATGCAGATATAGAAGGATGGGATGATCTCATGAATCTATGGGTGGAAGATAGAGGTCAACTTCCGTGCTTTTTGGCAACAATAACATTGCGTCTGTGGGAACAGCGACAAGCCAAATAA
- the NBP35 gene encoding Fe-S cluster-binding ATPase (Essential cytoplasmic iron-sulfur cluster binding protein; forms a complex with Cfd1p that is involved in iron-sulfur protein assembly in the cytosol; similar to P-loop NTPases): MTEILPHVNDEVLPAEYELNQPEPEHCPGPESDMAGKSDACGGCANKEICESLPKGPDPDIPLITDNLSGIEHKILVLSGKGGVGKSTFAAMLSWALSADEDLQVGAMDLDICGPSLPHMLGCIKETVHESNSGWTPVYVTDNLATMSIQYMLPEDDSAIIWRGSKKNLLIKKFLKDVDWDKLDYLVIDTPPGTSDEHISINKYMRESGIDGALVVTTPQEVALLDVRKEIDFCKKAGINILGLVENMSGFVCPNCKGESQIFKATTGGGEALCKELGIKFLGSVPLDPRIGKSCDMGESFLDNYPDSPASSAVLNVVEALRDAVGDV; the protein is encoded by the coding sequence ATGACTGAGATACTACCACATGTAAACGACGAAGTGCTACCAGCAGAGTATGAACTTAATCAGCCGGAACCAGAACACTGTCCTGGTCCAGAATCAGACATGGCAGGTAAGTCCGATGCTTGTGGTGGCTGCgccaataaagaaatatgTGAAAGTCTTCCGAAAGGCCCTGATCCAGATATTCCATTGATCACAGATAACTTGTCAGGAATAGAACATAAAATATTGGTTTTATCAGGCAAAGGTGGCGTAGGCAAGTCGACATTTGCCGCAATGCTAAGTTGGGCACTTTCAGCTGACGAAGATTTACAAGTAGGTGCCATGGATTTAGATATATGTGGACCTTCTTTGCCACATATGTTAGGCTGCATTAAAGAAACCGTCCATGAATCGAACTCCGGTTGGACACCTGTCTATGTGACTGATAATTTAGCCACCATGTCTATTCAATATATGCTTCCAGAAGACGATTCCGCCATTATATGGAGGGgttcaaaaaagaatttattgataaaaaaatttttaaaggaTGTTGATTGGGATAAACTCGATTACTTGGTAATCGACACACCGCCCGGAACATCTGATGAGCACATTTCAATAAACAAGTATATGAGAGAATCTGGCATAGATGGTGCCCTTGTGGTCACCACACCTCAGGAAGTAGCTTTATTAGATGTACGGAAAGAGATAGATTTCTGTAAGAAGGCTGGTATCAATATTCTTGGACTAGTGGAAAATATGAGCGGATTTGTATGTCCAAATTGCAAAGGAGAGTCCCAAATATTCAAGGCTACCACAGGTGGAGGTGAAGCACTTTGTAAGGAATTGGGcatcaaatttttgggGTCTGTTCCGTTAGATCCGAGGATTGGCAAGAGTTGTGACATGGGTGAAAGTTTCCTGGATAACTATCCTGACAGCCCAGCTTCGAGTGCTGTACTTAACGTTGTGGAGGCTCTGCGAGATGCTGTGGGGGATGTATAg
- the LIF1 gene encoding Lif1p (Component of the DNA ligase IV complex; this complex mediates nonhomologous end joining in DNA double-strand break repair; sumoylated by Siz1p and Nfi1p SUMO ligases on Lys301; physically interacts with Dnl4p and Nej1p; homologous to mammalian XRCC4 protein): MSQLTEFISCIPVVNEEQNEEDERGLCKIQIEDGAMLETLDENSLSGLRIEKMLVSEGTGIFSKSSFGINDLRIFTGENIDEESKKYVWYELLKMLTGHKVYIASLDEKVVFTKWTCRMQDDEVWKVVMELESSAIIRKIAELTLHPVKKGEIDLFEMADKLYKDICCVNDSYRNIKESDSSNRNRVEQLARERELLDKLLETRDERTRAMMVTLLNEKKKKIRELHEILRQNNIKLSDDDVLDSALINTEVQKPISELNSPGKRMKRRKTVVEPQNLQKKLKDTSRRRANRKISNQSVIKMEDDDFDDFQFFGLSKRPIITAKDKLSEKYDDITSFGDDTQSISFESDSSSDVQKHLVSLEDNGIQISAGRSDEDYGDISGSESETDASAGEKKSSNHSEQSGNDREPCLQTESETDIET, from the coding sequence ATGTCCCAGCTGACGGAGTTCATTAGCTGTATCCCTGTGGttaatgaagaacaaaatgaagaagatgagcGTGGCCTCTGTAAGATTCAGATTGAAGATGGCGCTATGTTGGAAACATTAGATGAGAACAGTCTTTCAGGGCTTAGAATAGAGAAAATGTTGGTAAGTGAAGGTACaggaattttttccaaaagcaGTTTTGGAATCAATGATTTGCGAATCTTTACGGGAGAAAATATCGATGAAGAGTCTAAGAAATATGTGTGGTATGAACTACTCAAAATGTTAACTGGTCACAAAGTGTACATTGCATCGTTAGACGAAAAAGTCGTATTCACAAAATGGACGTGCAGAATGCAAGATGATGAGGTATGGAAAGTAGTTATGGAGTTGGAGTCATCGGCGATCATAAGAAAAATCGCTGAACTTACCTTGCATCCAGTCAAAAAGGGAGAGAttgatttatttgaaatgGCAGATAAACTCTATAAAGATATCTGTTGTGTTAACGATTCTTACCGGAATATAAAGGAGAGCGATTCTAGCAATAGAAATCGAGTTGAACAGCTGGCTCGGGAAAGGGAGCTATTGGATAAGCTTTTAGAAACACGTGATGAAAGAACCAGAGCAATGATGGTAACCTTGTTGAatgagaagaagaagaaaataagagaGCTTCATGAGATTCTGCGacaaaataatatcaaATTGTCTGACGATGATGTTTTAGATTCTGCGCTTATTAATACGGAAGTGCAAAAGCCAATTTCTGAGTTAAACTCTCcaggaaaaagaatgaaacGAAGAAAGACGGTAGTAGAGCCTCaaaatttacaaaagaagttgaaagaCACAAGTCGGAGGAGAGCtaatagaaaaatatctAATCAATCCGTGATCAAAATGGAAGACGACGATTTTGATgactttcaatttttcgGACTTTCTAAAAGGCCAATTATTACTGCTAAAGATAAACTCAGTGAAAAGTACGATGATATTACCTCTTTTGGAGATGACACACAATCAATAAGTTTTGAATCTGATAGTAGCAGTGATGTTCAAAAACATTTAGTGTCTTTAGAAGACAATGGTATTCAAATATCAGCAGGAAGATCGGATGAAGATTACGGAGACATTTCTGGTTCTGAATCTGAGACTGATGCAAGTGCAGGGGAAAAGAAGAGCTCCAACCATAGTGAACAATCCGGTAATGATAGGGAACCTTGCTTGCAGACAGAATCGGAAACGGATATAGAAACATAG
- the MMS2 gene encoding E2 ubiquitin-conjugating protein MMS2 (Ubiquitin-conjugating enzyme variant; involved in error-free postreplication repair; forms a heteromeric complex with Ubc13p, an active ubiquitin-conjugating enzyme; cooperates with chromatin-associated RING finger proteins, Rad18p and Rad5p; protein abundance increases in response to DNA replication stress) has product MSKVPRNFRLLEELEKGEKGFGPESCSYGLADSDDITMTKWNGTILGPPHSNHENRIYSLSIDCGPNYPDSPPKVTFISKINLPCVNPTTGEVQTDFHTLRDWKRAYTMETLLLDLRKEMATPANKKLRQPKEGETF; this is encoded by the exons ATGTCAAAAGT ACCAAGAAATTTTAGGTTGTTAGAAGAATTAGAAAAGGGTGAAAAAGGGTTTGGTCCAGAATCATGTAGTTATGGTTTAGCTGATAGCGACGATATTACCATGACCAAATGGAACGGCACTATTTTAGGGCCCCCTCATAGTAATCATGAAAACAGAATCTATTCCCTTTCTATAGATTGTGGCCCAAACTATCCAGATTCTCCCCCAAAGGTCACTTTCATTTCCAAGATAAATCTACCATGCGTCAATCCAACTACGGGGGAGGTCCAAACTGACTTCCACACCTTACGTGACTGGAAAAGAGCCTACACCATGGAAACTTTATTACTTGATCTTAGAAAGGAAATGGCAACCCCAGCGAACAAGAAATTGCGTCAACCGAAGGAAGGAGAAACCTTTTAG